The Neobacillus sp. OS1-2 genome includes a window with the following:
- a CDS encoding isochorismate synthase yields MVTIQETEMKERGLLAVNRAKELGRPILISEVHPIDTINPLSFFNIGKDRYCGERFFWKDPTNEIVLIGLGISKQIQSDQATDRFFHVEREWKSFLEDSIIFNPYSKLAVGPLMFGGFSFDPYKEKTDLWSKFADSLFHIPKYLLSLIDGETYLTTNIVITPNDDSSLFSKIVDERNQLLLSLKQNHGVKPAVLVETNEISPEEWKQTVDGVVTELTNGPLKKVVLARELRLFFTDKVEAEAVLENLYTQQPASYIFAFESNGDCFIGATPERLVKKRGSEVYSTCLAGSISRGASEEEDQILGQTLLNDQKNLIEHGFVVEMIKEALEESCEEIILPDKPQLLKNRDIQHLYTPVIGKCSKETSLLLLVERLHPTPALGGLPKKAAVEKIRQVEELDRGFYGAPLGWVDYKQNGEFAVSIRCGLLQGDEVSLFAGCGVVADSDSESEYLETSLKFTPMLRALGGK; encoded by the coding sequence TTGGTTACCATTCAAGAAACAGAAATGAAAGAAAGAGGTCTTTTGGCAGTAAATCGTGCGAAGGAACTTGGCCGGCCTATTTTAATAAGTGAAGTCCATCCTATCGATACGATTAACCCTTTGTCTTTTTTTAACATAGGAAAAGACCGCTATTGTGGGGAACGTTTTTTCTGGAAAGACCCAACAAACGAGATTGTGCTAATTGGGCTTGGAATTTCAAAACAAATTCAGTCGGATCAGGCTACTGACCGCTTTTTTCATGTTGAAAGAGAGTGGAAGAGTTTTTTAGAGGATAGCATCATTTTTAACCCATATTCAAAATTGGCTGTTGGACCTCTCATGTTCGGTGGATTTTCCTTTGATCCCTATAAAGAAAAAACGGATCTGTGGTCCAAATTTGCTGATTCATTGTTCCATATTCCCAAATATTTATTGAGTTTGATTGATGGTGAGACCTATTTAACCACTAATATCGTTATTACACCAAATGATGATTCGTCGCTCTTTAGTAAGATTGTGGATGAGAGGAATCAGCTGCTTCTTTCGTTGAAACAGAATCATGGAGTGAAGCCTGCAGTTTTAGTAGAAACGAATGAAATTTCGCCTGAGGAATGGAAACAGACTGTTGATGGAGTTGTGACAGAGTTAACAAACGGTCCATTAAAAAAAGTCGTCCTTGCCCGTGAGCTTCGTCTTTTCTTTACCGATAAGGTAGAGGCAGAAGCGGTGTTAGAAAATTTATATACTCAACAGCCTGCAAGCTATATCTTTGCGTTCGAATCAAATGGAGATTGTTTTATTGGGGCAACGCCAGAGCGGCTAGTGAAAAAGCGTGGTTCTGAAGTCTATTCCACCTGCTTAGCTGGCTCGATCTCACGCGGGGCTTCAGAAGAAGAAGATCAGATTTTAGGCCAAACATTGCTAAATGATCAGAAAAACCTGATTGAGCATGGGTTTGTGGTAGAAATGATTAAAGAAGCTTTAGAGGAATCGTGCGAAGAAATTATTCTACCGGACAAACCGCAATTGTTAAAAAATCGGGATATCCAGCATCTCTATACACCGGTAATCGGGAAGTGCAGCAAAGAAACATCACTACTCTTATTGGTTGAAAGACTTCATCCAACGCCTGCCCTGGGAGGCTTGCCGAAGAAAGCAGCAGTTGAAAAAATTAGACAGGTGGAAGAACTTGACCGCGGCTTCTACGGTGCGCCTCTCGGCTGGGTCGACTATAAACAAAATGGTGAATTTGCTGTCTCTATTCGCTGTGGATTATTACAGGGTGACGAGGTATCGTTGTTTGCCGGCTGTGGTGTTGTAGCCGATTCAGATTCGGAAAGTGAATATTTGGAAACCAGCTTGAAGTTTACACCAATGCTTCGAGCTCTTGGGGGAAAATAA
- a CDS encoding 1,4-dihydroxy-2-naphthoate polyprenyltransferase — protein MQPNVQHHSKPAVSSNRGFQVWWQMTRPHTLTASFVPVLLGTALALKHERFHLGLFAAMLIASMLIQAATNMFNEYFDYKRGLDTEHSVGIGGTIVRDGIKPKTVINLAFGFYGIALLLGVYICANSSWWLAVVGLVCMAVGYFYTGGPFPIAYTPFGELFSGFFMGMLIILISFFIQTGTVTSTSILVSVPSMILVGMIMLSNNIRDLDGDKENGRKTVAILLGKKRAIYLLAGMFTFSYLWVLGLIISGNVPFWTAIVILSAPKAIKATKGFIANTIPIKMAPAMIATAQTNTIFGFLLAVGIFIGHYFS, from the coding sequence ATGCAGCCAAATGTACAGCATCATTCGAAACCTGCCGTTTCATCAAACCGAGGCTTTCAGGTTTGGTGGCAAATGACCCGTCCACATACCTTAACCGCCTCGTTTGTACCGGTCTTACTTGGTACGGCATTGGCACTAAAACACGAACGTTTTCATCTTGGTCTTTTTGCTGCGATGTTGATTGCCAGCATGTTGATTCAAGCTGCGACCAATATGTTTAACGAATACTTTGATTACAAACGCGGTCTTGATACTGAACACTCAGTTGGGATTGGCGGAACGATTGTCCGCGATGGTATAAAACCAAAAACGGTCATCAACCTTGCTTTTGGATTTTATGGAATTGCCCTGTTATTAGGAGTCTATATTTGTGCGAATAGCAGCTGGTGGCTAGCCGTTGTTGGCCTTGTATGTATGGCTGTCGGGTATTTTTATACCGGAGGCCCGTTCCCGATTGCCTATACACCGTTTGGTGAACTTTTTTCCGGATTTTTTATGGGGATGTTGATTATTTTAATCTCCTTCTTTATTCAAACGGGAACAGTCACGAGCACAAGCATCCTTGTCTCCGTTCCAAGTATGATATTAGTTGGGATGATTATGTTATCCAATAATATCCGCGACCTTGATGGTGATAAGGAAAATGGCCGTAAAACTGTTGCCATTCTTTTAGGAAAAAAGAGAGCTATTTATTTATTAGCCGGGATGTTCACCTTTTCCTATCTATGGGTTTTGGGGCTTATCATTAGCGGAAATGTTCCATTTTGGACAGCAATCGTTATTCTGAGTGCTCCAAAGGCGATTAAAGCAACCAAAGGTTTCATCGCAAATACTATTCCAATCAAAATGGCACCAGCAATGATTGCGACGGCTCAAACGAACACCATTTTTGGATTTCTACTTGCAGTCGGTATTTTTATCGGTCACTATTTTTCATAA
- the menD gene encoding 2-succinyl-5-enolpyruvyl-6-hydroxy-3-cyclohexene-1-carboxylic-acid synthase, with the protein MDHQEALTAYIAAFISELVSTGVTDVVVSPGSRSTPMAMVMAEHPELNVHIHVDERSAAFFALGIAKASNKPVAMLCTSGTAAANYFPAIIEARYSRVPLIVLTADRPHELREVGAPQAIDQIHLYGHHVKWFAEMALPEKNDEIIRYARTVCARAAAIAAASPAGPVHLNFPFREPLIPKLDDSLFQISERPNGYVKVQNGEFTINDEQINMIAETLKGKERGIIVCGNIADQQFAKAVTELSEVLHYPILADPLSQLRSGTHSTAQIIESYDTFLRNEEAKGFLKPDVVIRFGAMPVSKALTIFLKENHQADQFVVDGGGGWRDPAALSTNMIFCNETLFCEKLLARVGSGTPGDYLEDWKQVNALTKENMTLLRDITDLSEGRLFYQIAEMLPEGATLFVGNSMPIRDLDSFFLNNRKSIKIMANRGANGIDGTVSTALGAALYSKSLYLVLGDLTFFHDLNGLIAAKLYDIDIHIILVNNNGGGIFSFLPQSEHPKNFELLFGTPLTIEFEHAVRMFNGEFVKIKNWRHLELEMKKSKGQSGIHVYEVATKRDENLQEHRGFWASVSQEISSFVKGKQ; encoded by the coding sequence ATGGATCATCAGGAAGCATTAACGGCTTATATTGCCGCATTTATTTCAGAACTTGTTTCAACAGGGGTAACGGATGTTGTTGTCAGTCCTGGTTCACGCTCTACTCCGATGGCAATGGTGATGGCAGAGCATCCTGAATTAAACGTTCATATTCATGTAGATGAACGCTCAGCCGCTTTTTTTGCTTTAGGAATTGCCAAGGCATCAAATAAACCCGTTGCGATGCTCTGTACTTCAGGTACAGCAGCCGCTAACTATTTTCCTGCGATTATTGAGGCAAGGTATTCACGGGTGCCCTTAATTGTGCTAACTGCTGACAGGCCGCACGAGCTAAGAGAAGTAGGGGCACCGCAGGCAATTGATCAAATTCATTTATATGGTCATCATGTAAAATGGTTTGCTGAAATGGCTCTACCGGAGAAAAACGATGAAATCATCCGCTATGCCCGGACTGTATGCGCCCGAGCTGCAGCCATCGCGGCTGCTTCTCCAGCAGGGCCCGTCCATTTGAATTTTCCGTTCCGCGAACCGCTTATTCCGAAATTGGATGATTCACTTTTTCAGATCTCAGAACGGCCAAATGGATATGTTAAAGTTCAAAATGGTGAATTCACGATTAATGATGAACAAATTAACATGATTGCTGAAACATTAAAGGGGAAGGAAAGAGGAATTATTGTCTGTGGCAACATCGCTGACCAGCAATTTGCTAAAGCTGTAACGGAGCTTTCCGAGGTATTACACTATCCTATTTTAGCAGACCCGTTATCGCAATTGCGAAGTGGTACCCACAGCACTGCCCAAATTATTGAATCCTATGATACGTTTTTAAGGAATGAAGAGGCAAAAGGTTTCTTAAAGCCTGATGTGGTTATACGGTTTGGGGCGATGCCGGTTTCTAAGGCATTAACGATTTTTCTAAAAGAAAATCACCAGGCTGATCAATTTGTTGTGGATGGCGGCGGCGGCTGGCGTGATCCGGCTGCATTATCAACGAACATGATTTTTTGTAATGAAACGTTGTTTTGCGAAAAACTGTTGGCCCGTGTCGGCAGCGGGACGCCAGGAGATTATCTTGAGGATTGGAAACAGGTTAATGCGCTCACAAAGGAAAATATGACGCTCCTTCGTGACATAACGGATTTAAGTGAAGGCAGGTTATTTTATCAAATAGCAGAAATGCTACCTGAAGGGGCGACCCTATTTGTTGGCAATAGCATGCCAATCCGTGACTTAGATAGCTTTTTCTTAAATAATCGTAAATCAATTAAGATAATGGCAAACAGAGGTGCTAATGGCATTGATGGGACCGTTTCTACGGCATTAGGTGCAGCATTATACTCAAAGTCCTTATATTTGGTTCTTGGGGATTTAACCTTTTTCCATGATTTAAATGGACTGATCGCGGCAAAACTTTATGATATCGATATTCATATTATTCTTGTAAACAATAATGGCGGCGGTATTTTTTCCTTCTTACCGCAATCGGAACATCCGAAAAACTTTGAGCTTTTATTTGGAACACCTCTTACAATCGAATTCGAGCACGCTGTCAGGATGTTTAACGGAGAATTTGTGAAAATAAAGAATTGGCGGCATTTGGAATTGGAAATGAAAAAGAGTAAGGGTCAATCCGGAATTCACGTGTACGAAGTTGC